In a single window of the Papaver somniferum cultivar HN1 chromosome 8, ASM357369v1, whole genome shotgun sequence genome:
- the LOC113303771 gene encoding mitochondrial arginine transporter BAC2-like — translation MEFWPEFLASSWGKEFVAGGFGGMAGVVSGYPLDTLKIRLQQPSVSNTATRSAFGVLRNIVSSEGPCALYKGMAAPLASVSFQNAMVFQAYAILSQAFNKSPNNNDPPSYRSVAIGGFGTGALQSFLLSPVELVKIRLQLQSNKPNTNIRESQEGPRSIIKSILKKEGLKGLYRGLTVTVLRDAPGHGVYFWSYEYAREKLHPGCRKTGQETLKTMLVAGGLAGVVSWIACYPLDVVKSRLQAQTQTRLDQFPPKYLGIVDCFRKSVQEEGYSVLWRGLGAAIARAFVVNGAIFTAYEVSLRIFFSNNQTEENGL, via the exons atggagttttggcCGGAGTTTCTAGCAAGTAGTTGGGGGAAAGAATTTGTTGCAGGTGGGTTTGGAGGTATGGCAGGAGTTGTATCTGGTTATCCTTTAGACACTCTTAAGATTCGTCTTCAACAACCTTCTGTTAGTAATACAGCAACTAGGTCTGCTTTTGGAGTATTGAGAAATATTGTTTCTTCTGAAGGTCCTTGTGCTCTTTATAAAGGCATGGCTGCTCCTTTGGCTTCTGTTTCTTTCCAG AACGCAATGGTCTTCCAAGCTTATGCTATCCTGTCACAAGCTTTCAACAAATCACCCAACAACAATGATCCCCCTTCCTATAGAAGTGTTGCAATAGGAGGTTTCGGGACAGGTGCCCTACAGAGCTTCTTGCTCAGTCCAGTCGAACTTGTAAAAATTCGCCTCCAATTACAATCAAACAAACCCAACACAAATATCAGAGAGAGTCAAGAAGGACCAAGAAGCATAATTAAAAGCATCCTAAAGAAGGAAGGACTAAAGGGATTATACCGAGGCCTAACAGTCACAGTGCTAAGAGATGCACCTGGTCATGGTGTATACTTTTGGAGCTATGAATACGCCAGAGAGAAGCTACACCCAGGTTGCCGCAAAACAGGACAAGAAACGCTAAAAACAATGTTAGTTGCAGGAGGTCTAGCAGGAGTGGTTAGCTGGATTGCGTGCTATCCCTTGGATGTTGTGAAATCTAGACTCCAAGCACAAACACAGACTAGGTTAGATCAATTCCCACCTAAATATCTAGGTATTGTTGATTGTTTTCGCAAAAGTGTACAAGAAGAAGGTTATAGCGTCCTGTGGAGAGGACTAGGTGCTGCAATTGCTAGGGCTTTCGTGGTTAATGGTGCCATCTTCACTGCCTACGAGGTTAGCCTGCGAATATTTTTCAGTAACAACCAAACGGAAGAGAACGGATTATAG
- the LOC113303772 gene encoding pyridoxal 5'-phosphate synthase-like subunit PDX1.2, with amino-acid sequence MADESVLAVYNHTTITDSKKKNPFAKNLGRAQIIRGGAIIEVVNSKQAKLAEEAGACAITISESHNGGDVLRMVDPSLIKEIKRSVNIPVIAKSRIGHFVEAQILESIGVDYIDENEILTPADDQNFINKRNFRVPFLCGCQGLGEALRRIREGASLIRTQGDVIGNGDIVDLVRNVRSIMGEIRVLNNMDDDEVFAFAKKISAPYDLVIQTKQLGRLPVVHFASGGIVTPADAALMMQLGCDGVFIGSEVFMNSDPYNSVRSIVRAVMHYNDPHVLAECGRGAGGRDF; translated from the coding sequence ATGGCAGATGAAAGTGTTCTAGCAGTATACAATCACACAACAATTACagattcaaagaagaaaaacccaTTTGCAAAAAACTTAGGCAGAGCTCAGATCATCAGAGGTGGAGCCATTATTGAAGTTGTCAACTCGAAACAAGCTAAACTTGCTGAAGAAGCTGGTGCTTGTGCTATCACAATCTCTGAATCTCATAATGGTGGGGATGTTCTGAGAATGGTTGATCCTTCACTGATTAAAGAAATTAAACGATCAGTTAACATTCCTGTGATTGCCAAATCAAGAATCGGTCATTTTGTTGAAGCACAAATTCTGGAGTCAATTGGTGTTGACTATATTGATGAGAATGAgatattaacaccagcagatgatCAAAACTTCATTAACAAGAGAAATTTCAGAGTTCCATTTCTCTGTGGTTGTCAAGGATTAGGTGAAGCATTGAGAAGGATTAGAGAAGGGGCTTCATTGATTAGAACACAAGGGGATGTGATTGGGAATGGGGATATTGTTGATTTAGTTAGAAATGTTAGGTCAATCAtgggtgaaattagggttttgaataatatggatgatgatgaagtttttgCATTTGCTAAGAAAATATCAGCACCTTATGATCTTGTGATTCAGACTAAACAGCTTGGTAGATTGCCTGTTGTGCATTTTGCTTCCGGTGGGATTGTCACGCCGGCGGATGCTGCTTTGATGATGCAATTAGGTTGTGATGGGGTTTTTATTGGGTCTGAGGTGTTTATGAATTCTGATCCTTATAATAGTGTGAGATCTATTGTTAGAGCTGTTATGCATTATAATGATCCTCATGTTTTAGCGGAATGTGGTCgaggagcaggaggaagagatttCTGA